A region from the Drosophila bipectinata strain 14024-0381.07 chromosome 3R, DbipHiC1v2, whole genome shotgun sequence genome encodes:
- the Or85d gene encoding putative odorant receptor 85d, protein METPEKSQTAEKPETSKPILLDDFLKYANKFYLSIGMLAYDHKENSKRKEQLLHWLFIAQMLNLNVVLVSELIYVFLAIGKGSNFLEATMNMSFIGFVVVGDLKIWHIWRQRAKTTHVVCEMEKLHPRRADQQEGYAIKDYLSSYSRYSIFYFSMHMVLIWTYNLYWAVYWLVCDFWLGIRSFERMLPYYSWVPWDWSTGNTYYFMYVAQNIGGQACLSGQLAADMLMCALVTILVMHFIRLGHKIEAHVAGAASPQQDLQFLQAAVAYHQRLLNLCQDINEIFGVSLLCNFVSSSFIICFVGFQMTIGGKIDNLVMLVLFLFCAMVQVFMITTYAQRLLDASGNIGQAVYNQDWFNADIRYRKMLVLVIKRSQQPSRLKATIFLNVSLVTVSDLLQLSYKFFALLRTMYVK, encoded by the exons ATGGAAACTCCGGAGAAAAGTCAAACAGCCGAAAAGCCAGAGACATCGAAGCCTATTCTACTTGACGATTTTCTCAAGTATGCTAATAAGTTTTACTTATCCATTGGAATGCTGGCCTACGACCATAAGGAAAACAGCAAGAGAAAGGAGCAGCTACTCCACTGGCTCTTCATTGCACAAATGCTTAACCTGAACGTGGTGCTCGTCTCAGAGCTTATTTACGTATTTCTGGCGATCGGCAAGGGCAGTAACTTCTTGGAGGCGACCATGAACATGTCCTTTATCGGTTTTGTGGTTGTTGGTGATCTCAAGATCTGGCACATTTGGCGACAAAGAGCCAAAACCACTCACGTGGTATGCGAAATGGAGAAACTGCACCCTAGGCGAGCAGACCAACAGGAAGGATATGCAATCAAGGATTATTTGAGTAGCTACAGCAGATACAGCATCTTCTACTTTAGCATGCATATGGTTCTGATCTGGACGTATAACCTTTACTGGGCCGTCTATTGGCTTGTTTGCGACTTTTGGCTGGGTATACGAAGCTTCGAGCGGATGCTACCCTATTACAGCTGGGTGCCTTGGGACTGGAGCACCGGAAACACCTACTACTTCATGTATGTGGCCCAGAATATTGGCGGGCAGGCGTGCCTTTCCGGGCAACTGGCCGCTGATATGCTTATGTGTGCCTTGGTAACTATTCTGGTGATGCACTTCATTCGCTTGGGGCATAAAATTGAAGCCCATGTAGCGGGAGCAGCGTCGCCACAGCAGGATTTACAATTTCTCCAGGCTGCAGTGGCCTACCATCAGCGATTGCTAAATCTCTGCCAGGACATTAATGAGATATTCGGTGTATCGCTGCTATGCAACTTTGTGTCCTCATCGTTCATTATTTGCTTTGTGGGTTTCCAGATGACCATAGGCGGCAAAATCGACAACCTGGTCATGCTGGTCCTATTCCTCTTTTGCGCCATGGTTCAGGTCTTTATGATTACCACTTATGCCCAGCGGTTGCTAGATGCG AGCGGCAACATAGGTCAGGCAGTGTACAACCAAGACTGGTTTAATGCAGACATACGCTATCGGAAGATGTTAGTCCTGGTCATCAAGAGATCCCAGCAGCCCAGTCGACTGAAAGCCACCATATTCCTAAATGTGTCACTGGTCACCGTATCCGAT CTTCTGCAGCTGTCCTACAAGTTTTTCGCCCTCCTGCGCACAATGTACGTGAAGTAG
- the pch2 gene encoding pachytene checkpoint protein 2 homolog: protein MSFLSCSSTVHVEVRLKRSDQRLPALKATLEPLIHSYLQSSINLPLNVAFPPNIPEEDHQLVETILLERDNGGGRPSEATVNKYSFHFYMPQREEANSGAGLFDAGGGGDGDGFENVVAANHLLLPASRFVGLWENLIYENGLKEKLLKFALSALSFSQHRVDTNVIACNRLLLLHGPPGTGKTSLCKALAQKLAIRTQGSYAYTHLVEINSHSLFSKWFSESGKLVARLFARIGELVADRNNLVCLLIDEVESLAYARNSMSSNEPRDAMRVVNAVLTQLDDIKACPNVLILATSNLAASIDLAFLDRADIRQYIGYPSMPAVRAIYKTMLSELMAAGIVEREALEAEDSEEGLLTNLAERSIGLSGRTLRKLPLLAHAQFTSSDLFELNQKISLSDFLDAMMQALEQHLGEQRLLKLESLEEL, encoded by the exons ATGAGTTTTCTGAGCTGCAGCAGCACTGTCCATGTTGAAGTTCGCTTGAAACGCAGCGATCA GCGTTTGCCGGCATTGAAGGCGACTTTGGAGCCGCTAATTCATTCGTATCTGCAGTCATCCATAAATCTGCCCCTCAATGTCGCATTCCCACCGAATATTCCGGAGGAAGATCACCAGCTGGTGGAAACTATCCTTCTGGAGCGAGACAACGGCGGCGGAAGGCCATCGGAGGCAACAGTCAACAAGTATAGCTTTCATTTCTACATGCCACAGCGCGAGGAAGCCAATTCAGGGGCTGGACTCTTCGATGCCGGTGGAGGTGGGGACGGTGATGGCTTCGAAAACGTTGTGGCTGCCAACCATCTTCTTCTCCCGGCCAGCCGGTTTGTAGGCTTGTGGGAGAATCTCATCTACGAGAACGGTCTGAAGGAAAAG cTCCTAAAGTTTGCATTGTCGGCCCTGAGTTTCTCTCAGCATCGTGTAGACACCAATGTTATTGCCTGCAACCGACTCCTTCTGCTTCATGGACCACCGGGAACTGGAAAAACGAGTCTCTGTAAGGCTCTGGCCCAGAAGTTGGCCATTCGGACACAGGGGAGTTATGCGTACACCCACCTGGTAGAGATCAACAGTCACAGTCTGTTCTCTAAGTGGTTTTCAGAGAGCGGCAAGCTGGTGGCGCGCCTCTTCGCTCGAATTGGAGAGCTGGTTGCTGACCGAAACAATCTGGTCTGCCTGCTGATCGACGAGGTGGAATCTTTGGCTTATGCCAGAAATTCCATGTCCAGCAATGAGCCGAGGGATGCTATGCGGGTGGTTAATGCTGTGTTAACCCAGCTGGACGACATCAAGGCCTGCCCAAACGTGCTTATCCTAGCTACTTCTAATCTGGCGGCGAGCATCGACCTGGCTTTCTTGGATCGTGCGGATATCCGGCAGTATATTGGATATCCATCTATGCCAGCAGTGCGAGCCATTTACAAGACGATGCTCTCGGAGCTCATGGCAGCAGGCATAGTTGAACGGGAGGCGCTGGAAGCTGAAGACTCTGAGGAGGGTCTGCTGACCAATTTGGCGGAGCGAAGCATTGGATTGAGTGGACGCACACTAAGAAAACTGCCACTTTTGGCCCACGCCCAGTTCACCAGCAGCGATCTCTTCGAACTGAACCAGAAGATAAGCTTGTCTGACTTTTTGGACGCCATGATGCAAGCCCTTGAACAGCACTTGGGCGAGCAGCGTCTCCTTAAATTGGAGTCCCTTGAAGAGCTCTAA
- the Cerk gene encoding ceramide kinase has product MTQTKQPAGGSSTSAANFNSNSSASVSKLAPCPSSAHDVLLNNFQLKKKSYRVLLHGQQLVWERLQKIKPSSNEIKAPLPPDATSEGVCSYGPQSHVLHLDDVVSVKSGETKLASLQPPPPPSSETSSRSSSSSGVAMKPTCQYLTVNYALRLSKSQTDCNRWELRRLTFFNSDPYIVRQWDEELQARLYSSSPTRMRVRRLLVFINPYGGRKAGAQTYERHVRPIFQLAGVDATCITTQRANQVRDILLSHDLGVYDAVCCVGGDGTVAEVINGLLFRRMRELGLDEQSPPYIPRPALPVGVIPAGSTDTIAYSMHGTADVRTAAIHVILGQHRGLDVCSVSNGQSLLRFCASVLSYGYLGDVAAQSENYRWMGPRRYEYSGVKAFLSNRGYEAELRMLEEPDLLLTTPMQEEVPQSPDSVCSLGESLPSVCYANCQRCSFASSIQEQRSSQLIQEESRHTEKVEREEPELGDPYLTPSEAALLKPRIRPGNLQLPTGSISSMRNFGNEQWKVVRGNFFMICGANITCACARSPNGISRYSHLGDGCLDLILVKKTNLLNNIRFLLNTAGRSGDIRNLPFVEVYRTRKFQFRTLAAAGEEDYSLAGSCQPISPPGELGNPSSSAEFSSWNCDGEVVTDLDITMRSHCQLIEVFMRGPHSYSKPLKGGSTPTTPASSSDNVYCCCKD; this is encoded by the exons ATGACGCAGACCAAGCAGCCAGCAGGAGGGTCGTCCACCTCCGCCGCCAACTTTAACTCCAACTCCTCCGCAAGTGTCTCTAAGCTGGCCCCCTGCCCTTCCTCCGCCCACGACGTTCTGCTGAACAACTTTCAGCTGAAGAAGAAGAGCTACCGGGTGCTCCTCCATGGACAGCAGTTGGTGTGGGAACGCCTTCAGAAGATCAAGCCGTCGAGCAACGAAATCAAAGCTCCTCTGCCGCCGGATGCGACATCTGAGGGCGTCTGTTCCTATGGCCCTCAGAGTCATGTCCTTCACCTGGACGATGTGGTCAGTGTGAAGAGTGGAGAAACCAAGTTGGCTTCGCTGCAACCACCTCCGCCGCCAAGCTCCGAGACCAGTTCCCggtccagcagcagcagtggagTGGCCATGAAGCCGACCTGTCAGTACCTGACTGTCAACTATGCCTTACGATTGAGCAAGTCCCAGACGGACTGCAACCGCTGGGAGCTCCGGCGGCTCACCTTCTTCAATTCGGATCCCTATATTGTGCGTCAATGGGATGAGGAGCTCCAGGCCAGACTGTACAGCAGTTCGCCCACCAGGATGCGAGTCCGTCGCCTCTTGGTGTTCATAAACCCTTACGGAGGACGCAAGGCGGGAGCACAGACCTACGAACGCCATGTGAGGCCCATATTCCAACTGGCAGGGGTGGATGCCACCTGCATCACCACCCAGAGGGCGAACCAAGTGAGAGACATCCTCCTGAGCCACGATCTGGGAGTGTACGATGCTGTCTGTTGCGTGGGAGGTGATGGCACCGTTGCGGAGGTGATCAATGGTCTGTTGTTCCGAAGGATGCGGGAGCTGGGACTGGACGAGCAGAGTCCCCCTTACATTCCAAGGCCGGCGCTGCCAGTGGGCGTCATCCCCGCCGGCAGCACCGACACCATAGCCTACAGCATGCATGGCACGGCGGATGTCCGAACGGCGGCCATCCATGTGATCCTGGGCCAGCACCGCGGACTGGATGTGTGCAGCGTCAGCAATGGCCAGTCCCTTTTAAGATTCTGCGCTAGTGTTCTCAGCTACGGCTACCTCGGCGACGTGGCTGCCCAAAGCGAAAACTATCGCTGGATGGGACCCAGACGGTACGAATACAGTGGCGTCAAGGCTTTTCTCAGCAATCGGGGATACGAAGCGGAACTGCGAATGCTAGAGGAGCCGGATCTCCTGCTGACCACCCCGATGCAGGAGGAGGTGCCGCAGAGTCCGGACAGTGTGTGCTCGCTGGGCGAGTCACTACCTTCCGTCTGCTATGCCAATTGCCAGCGCTGCAGTTTTGCGAGCAGTATCCAGGAGCAGAGGTCCTCGCAGCTCATTCAAGAGGAGTCCAGGCATACGGAGAAGGTAGAGCGCGAGGAACCGGAGCTGGGGGATCCCTATCTAACCCCCAGCGAGGCAGCCCTGCTGAAACCTCGTATTCGGCCGGGAAACCTTCAACTGCCCACAGGCTCCATCTCATCGATGAGAAACTTCGGCAACGAGCAATGGAAAGTGGTGCGGGGTAACTTCTTCATGATTTGCGGGGCAAACATTACCTGTGCCTGTGCCAGGAGTCCCAACGGCATCTCGCGATACAGCCACCTGGGAGATGGCTGTCTGGATCTGATTTTGGTCAAGAAGACCAATCTGCTCAATAATATACGCTTTCTACTCAACACGGCTGGTAGAAGCGGTGATATA cGCAATTTACCTTTTGTGGAGGTCTATAGGACTAGGAAATTCCAGTTCAGAACCTTGGCTGCAGCGGGAGAAGAGGACTATAGCCTGGCAGGCTCTTGCCAACCCATATCCCCACCCGGAGAATTGGGCAATCCATCCTCTTCTGCAGAGTTCTCTAGCTGGAACTGTGATGGCGAAGTGGTCACCGACCTGGATATAACTATGAG ATCCCATTGTCAGCTTATTGAAGTCTTCATGAGAGGACCCCATTCCTACAGTAAGCCGCTCAAGGGAGGATCCACTCCGACTACGCCAGCCAGTTCCAGCGACAATGTCTACTGCTGCTGCAAGGATTAG